From Solea senegalensis isolate Sse05_10M linkage group LG19, IFAPA_SoseM_1, whole genome shotgun sequence, the proteins below share one genomic window:
- the lmx1al gene encoding LIM homeobox transcription factor 1-alpha isoform X2 translates to MLPTEISGGVCFTSSDHTEGRSEGMKTEETQQSCLQQPPSSTPFGPEYRRGGEVCAGCESPIADRFLLRVNERSWHETCVKCAVCLSTLTGTCYCRDRLLYCKHDYEKLFIRKCSACLQVIGRSELIMRVLGQVYHLGCFSCCECERRLQRGDEFVLKEGQLLCRMDYEKEREMLAAISPTPTESVKSEDEDGGGGSGGGKGGDEGKEHKRSKRPRTILTTQQRRAFKASFEVSAKPCRKVRETLAAETGLTVRVVQVWFQNQRAKMKKIARRQQQQQQQQQQEQEQLGGSRRGQSRGGRQSNDDSEDGSSTHGMDGILGYSTLPRQQLLALDPNIYGGDPFRHGLTPPQLNNEQLHSYDSETVFHDLDSDGSLSHLGDCLLATGDGGLLPGRVGNPIDRLYSMQNSYFTS, encoded by the exons ATGTTGCCAACCGAGATTTCAGGAGGAGTGTGTTTCACCTCAAG CGATCACACTGAGGGAAGGAGTGAAgggatgaaaacagaggagacaCAGCAGTCCTGTCTGCAGCAGCCTCCATCCTCGACGCCTTTTG GTCCTGAGTACAGGCGCGGGGGTGAGGTGTGCGCGGGCTGCGAGTCTCCCATCGCAGACCGCTTCCTGCTGCGCGTGAACGAGCGGTCCTGGCACGAGACCTGCGTCAAGTGCGCCGTGTGTTTGAGCACGCTCACCGGGACATGTTACTGCAGGGACCGACTGCTGTACTGCAAGCACGACTATGAGAA GCTGTTCATAAGGAAGTGCAGTGCCTGCCTGCAAGTGATTGGACGTTCAGAGTTGATCATGCGTGTGCTAGGCCAGGTGTACCACCTGggctgcttcagctgctgtgAGTGTGAACGCCGACTGCAGAGAGGTGATGAGTTTGTGCTGAAAGAAGGCCAGCTGCTCTGCCGCATGGACTATGAAAAGGAGAGGGAAATGTTGGCTGCTATCAGTCCTACACCCACAGAATCAG TGAAAAGTGAGGATGAGGACGGTGGAGGGGGCTCTGGTGGGGGGAAAGGTGGTGATGAAGGCAAGGAGCACAAGCGTTCCAAACGACCACGTACCATCTTGACCACACAGCAGCGCCGGGCTTTTAAGGCCTCTTTTGAAGTGTCTGCTAAGCCCTGTCGCAAG GTGAGAGAGACACTGGCTGCTGAGACAGGACTGACGGTACGAGTTGTGCAGGTGTGGTTTCAAAACCAGAGAGCAAAG ATGAAAAAGATCGCTCGTcgacagcaacaacagcagcagcagcagcagcaggaacaagAGCAGCTGGGAGGATCCAGGAGAGGACAGAGTAGAGGGGGCCGTCAGAGCAATGACGACAGTGAGG ACGGATCCAGCACTCACGGCATGGATGGGATACTGGGATATTCCACTCTACCACGTCAGCAACTACTTGCCCTGGACCCAAATATCTACGGTGGAGATCCGTTTCGACATGGGCTTACACCACCCCAGCTAAACAATGAACAGCTCCACTCCTATG ACTCAGAGACAGTATTTCACGATTTGGACAGCGACGGAAGCCTCAGTCACCTTGGCGACTGCCTCTTAGCAACAGGGGATGGTGGTCTCCTGCCAGGGCGTGTGGGAAACCCCATCGACCGTCTCTACTCCATGCAGAACTCCTACTTCACCTCTTGA
- the lmx1al gene encoding LIM homeobox transcription factor 1-alpha isoform X1 has translation MLPTEISGGVCFTSSDHTEGRSEGMKTEETQQSCLQQPPSSTPFGPEYRRGGEVCAGCESPIADRFLLRVNERSWHETCVKCAVCLSTLTGTCYCRDRLLYCKHDYEKLFIRKCSACLQVIGRSELIMRVLGQVYHLGCFSCCECERRLQRGDEFVLKEGQLLCRMDYEKEREMLAAISPTPTESVKSEDEDGGGGSGGGKGGDEGKEHKRSKRPRTILTTQQRRAFKASFEVSAKPCRKVRETLAAETGLTVRVVQVWFQNQRAKMKKIARRQQQQQQQQQQEQEQLGGSRRGQSRGGRQSNDDSEDGSSTHGMDGILGYSTLPRQQLLALDPNIYGGDPFRHGLTPPQLNNEQLHSYVVHTLNLFTLDSETVFHDLDSDGSLSHLGDCLLATGDGGLLPGRVGNPIDRLYSMQNSYFTS, from the exons ATGTTGCCAACCGAGATTTCAGGAGGAGTGTGTTTCACCTCAAG CGATCACACTGAGGGAAGGAGTGAAgggatgaaaacagaggagacaCAGCAGTCCTGTCTGCAGCAGCCTCCATCCTCGACGCCTTTTG GTCCTGAGTACAGGCGCGGGGGTGAGGTGTGCGCGGGCTGCGAGTCTCCCATCGCAGACCGCTTCCTGCTGCGCGTGAACGAGCGGTCCTGGCACGAGACCTGCGTCAAGTGCGCCGTGTGTTTGAGCACGCTCACCGGGACATGTTACTGCAGGGACCGACTGCTGTACTGCAAGCACGACTATGAGAA GCTGTTCATAAGGAAGTGCAGTGCCTGCCTGCAAGTGATTGGACGTTCAGAGTTGATCATGCGTGTGCTAGGCCAGGTGTACCACCTGggctgcttcagctgctgtgAGTGTGAACGCCGACTGCAGAGAGGTGATGAGTTTGTGCTGAAAGAAGGCCAGCTGCTCTGCCGCATGGACTATGAAAAGGAGAGGGAAATGTTGGCTGCTATCAGTCCTACACCCACAGAATCAG TGAAAAGTGAGGATGAGGACGGTGGAGGGGGCTCTGGTGGGGGGAAAGGTGGTGATGAAGGCAAGGAGCACAAGCGTTCCAAACGACCACGTACCATCTTGACCACACAGCAGCGCCGGGCTTTTAAGGCCTCTTTTGAAGTGTCTGCTAAGCCCTGTCGCAAG GTGAGAGAGACACTGGCTGCTGAGACAGGACTGACGGTACGAGTTGTGCAGGTGTGGTTTCAAAACCAGAGAGCAAAG ATGAAAAAGATCGCTCGTcgacagcaacaacagcagcagcagcagcagcaggaacaagAGCAGCTGGGAGGATCCAGGAGAGGACAGAGTAGAGGGGGCCGTCAGAGCAATGACGACAGTGAGG ACGGATCCAGCACTCACGGCATGGATGGGATACTGGGATATTCCACTCTACCACGTCAGCAACTACTTGCCCTGGACCCAAATATCTACGGTGGAGATCCGTTTCGACATGGGCTTACACCACCCCAGCTAAACAATGAACAGCTCCACTCCTATG TTGTGCACACTCTCAATCTCTTCACTCTAGACTCAGAGACAGTATTTCACGATTTGGACAGCGACGGAAGCCTCAGTCACCTTGGCGACTGCCTCTTAGCAACAGGGGATGGTGGTCTCCTGCCAGGGCGTGTGGGAAACCCCATCGACCGTCTCTACTCCATGCAGAACTCCTACTTCACCTCTTGA